The segment ATCTCCGCGCAGATCGCCAGCGCTGTCTCGGCCGGGGTCTTCGCCCCCAGGTCCAGCCCGATCGGGCCGTGCACCCGCGCGAGCTCGGCCTCGCTCACCCCGGCCGCGACCAGCCCCTCCCGGCGCCGCGCGGTGGTCCGCCGCGAGCCCAGCGCACCGACGTACGGGATCCCCAGCGCCAGCGCGGTCCGCAGACTCGGCACGTCGAAATCGGGCTCGTGGCTGAGCAGCACCAGACAAGCGGCGTCCCGGTGCTGAACCAGCACCTTCTCCGCCTCACCGGCACTCTCCACCATCACCGACTCCCACCCCAGCAGCGCGGCCTGCGCCCCGATCACCTCGGCCAGCTCCCCGCTGCCGCCGATCACCAGGTACGGAGCCGACGGGTACGCCTCCACGAGCACCAGCCCGGACCCCCCGTACAGCGCATCCCGCCCGGGCCGGCGCGTCCCGAGCAGTTCCCCGGCCCGCCGCGCGGCGTCGTCGGCCGGCACGCCCCCGGCCCGCACGACCTCGCTCACCGCGGCGTCCGCCCCCTCGCTCAGCCGGGTCACGAGCGCCACCCCGGCCCCCGACCCGAGCAGCTCCCACCACTCGGCGGGGATCGAGGCCAGGGGCTGCAACAGCACCTCGGCCTGCCCGCCACAGGTCAGCTTCGCCTCGGTGGCCTCCCCGGCCCCGACCGACACCTCGCACACCCGCGCACCGCCCCCGGCCCCCACGGCCCCGGCCTCGGCCACGAGCTCGGCGTCGAACACCCCGCGGTACAGCGCCCCGACACACTCACCCCGAGCGTCCA is part of the Streptomyces katrae genome and harbors:
- a CDS encoding XdhC family protein, whose translation is MRELAETARQWAAEGRVAFLARPVTEQGFGPRDPAGAVLVDARGECVGALYRGVFDAELVAEAGAVGAGGGARVCEVSVGAGEATEAKLTCGGQAEVLLQPLASIPAEWWELLGSGAGVALVTRLSEGADAAVSEVVRAGGVPADDAARRAGELLGTRRPGRDALYGGSGLVLVEAYPSAPYLVIGGSGELAEVIGAQAALLGWESVMVESAGEAEKVLVQHRDAACLVLLSHEPDFDVPSLRTALALGIPYVGALGSRRTTARRREGLVAAGVSEAELARVHGPIGLDLGAKTPAETALAICAEILGVLGGRDARGLRDSDGPLR